One genomic region from Cataglyphis hispanica isolate Lineage 1 chromosome 11, ULB_Chis1_1.0, whole genome shotgun sequence encodes:
- the LOC126853012 gene encoding uncharacterized protein LOC126853012 isoform X2 has product MTLLLKWSKILFSHRLKVYKIDLTAIICQMLEEENLNAVTWAECSSAKLSSEKSKELQFSNNNENNDGTDNSLSFEDIETFCTQSSSKKNCAPPTNNSSQPNLKRKKSKQLEVTSSKQNEQFYDLAQSKLELVELMKENFRKISPIQISIYQKQLEKEKLYVEILKKQLKFYEK; this is encoded by the exons ATGACCCTATTGCTGAAAtggtcaaaaatattattcagccATCGGTTGAAGGTTTACAAAATAGATTTGACAGCGATTATATGCCAG atgctagaagaagaaaatttaaatgcagtAACTTGGGCTGAATGTTCATCAGCTAAGCTGAGTTCTGAAAAAAGCAAagaattgcaattttcaaaCAACAATGAAAATAACGATGGAACTGACAACTCATTGTCATTTGAAGATATCGAAACATTCTGTACACAATCTTCTAGTAAGAAAAACTGTGCTCCTCCAACAAATAATTCATCACAACCAAATTTGAAACGTAAGAAATCAAAACAGCTTGAAGTAACTTCTTCCAAACAAAATGAACAGTTTTATGATCTTGCACAATCTAAATTAGAATTAGTGgaattaatgaaagaaaattttcgtaaaatatcgccaatacaaatatcaatttaccaaaaacaattagaaaaagaaaaactttatgttgaaatacttaaaaaacaattgaaattttatgaaaaataa
- the LOC126853012 gene encoding uncharacterized protein LOC126853012 isoform X1 has product MNIIGDDPIAEMVKNIIQPSVEGLQNRFDSDYMPDTDDLQYSKELENEDCYQVEMLEEENLNAVTWAECSSAKLSSEKSKELQFSNNNENNDGTDNSLSFEDIETFCTQSSSKKNCAPPTNNSSQPNLKRKKSKQLEVTSSKQNEQFYDLAQSKLELVELMKENFRKISPIQISIYQKQLEKEKLYVEILKKQLKFYEK; this is encoded by the exons ATGAATATCATCGGAGATGACCCTATTGCTGAAAtggtcaaaaatattattcagccATCGGTTGAAGGTTTACAAAATAGATTTGACAGCGATTATATGCCAG ACACAGATGATCTACAGTACAGCAAAGAATTGGAAAATGAAGACTGTTATCAAGTtgaa atgctagaagaagaaaatttaaatgcagtAACTTGGGCTGAATGTTCATCAGCTAAGCTGAGTTCTGAAAAAAGCAAagaattgcaattttcaaaCAACAATGAAAATAACGATGGAACTGACAACTCATTGTCATTTGAAGATATCGAAACATTCTGTACACAATCTTCTAGTAAGAAAAACTGTGCTCCTCCAACAAATAATTCATCACAACCAAATTTGAAACGTAAGAAATCAAAACAGCTTGAAGTAACTTCTTCCAAACAAAATGAACAGTTTTATGATCTTGCACAATCTAAATTAGAATTAGTGgaattaatgaaagaaaattttcgtaaaatatcgccaatacaaatatcaatttaccaaaaacaattagaaaaagaaaaactttatgttgaaatacttaaaaaacaattgaaattttatgaaaaataa
- the LOC126853002 gene encoding beta-1,3-galactosyltransferase 5 — MISKLGFLLLLGCIGCVLLFFTFIERDLRSQISKTILIHSQRTYEMMGESSGNTRIIIEPSCNATFLIWIVTSYAGDPSTRSALRRAYIDEELQTLGIERVFLLGKLNDDAKRRTHVSQEALLDESRRFSDILQGDFLDTYRNLTYKHLMGLRWAMNNCKHVKYIMKMDDDIVVNIYGLLEKLHTGIIEKNSLAGYVMKNMTPIREPANKWYVSKAEYADNIYPDFVSGWLYITNSQVASKLINYAESYKYFWIDDVFVTGILRKVLYIKIQDISKIFTTDYRYLECCIKGKINLLKCEFLIGPNGGDAELQVKFRKFAKFCHANCFIRAENNLVGKTCVVAYKEPKLHKGVFQINPIKIL, encoded by the coding sequence ATGATTTCCAAGCTTGGATTCTTATTGTTGCTTGGTTGTATAGGATgtgttttgttattttttacattcatcGAGAGAGATTTACGGTCACAGATTTCAAAAACAATTCTAATACACTCTCAAAGGACATATGAAATGATGGGCGAATCATCAGGAAATACTAGAATCATAATTGAACCATCATGCAATGCTACTTTTCTGATATGGATTGTCACATCTTATGCGGGTGACCCCTCAACTAGAAGTGCTTTACGACGAGCATATATAGATGAGGAATTACAAACTTTAGGAATTGAAAGAGTATTCCTACTTGGTAAGTTAAATGATGATGCCAAGAGGAGAACACATGTATCGCAGGAAGCATTATTAGATGAGTCGAGACGATTCAGTGACATACTTCAAGGAGATTTCCTGGATACTTATAGAAATTTGACTTACAAACATCTAATGGGCCTTCGATGGGCAATGAATAATTGCAAACATGTTAAATACATTATGAAGATGGATGATGATAtagttgtaaatatatatggttTATTAGAAAAGTTACACACAggtataatagagaaaaattcctTAGCTGGTTACGTCATGAAGAATATGACCCCTATTCGAGAGCCAGCCAATAAATGGTATGTAAGCAAAGCGGAATATGCGGATAATATTTATCCTGATTTCGTTTCTGGTTGGCTATACATTACAAATTCACAAGTGGCAAGTAAATTGATCAATTATGCtgaatcttataaatatttttggataGATGACGTATTTGTGACTGGTATTTtgagaaaagttttatatataaaaatccaaGATATCAGTAAGATATTTACAAcagattatagatatttagaaTGTTGTATAAagggaaaaataaatctgttaaAATGCGAATTCTTGATTGGCCCTAATGGTGGTGATGCAGAGTTGCAAGTGAAATTCAGGAAGTTTGCAAAGTTTTGTCATGCAAACTGTTTTATTCGTGCCGAAAATAATCTTGTTGGCAAGACCTGTGTAGTCGCATATAAAGAACCAAAACTGCATAAAGGTGTTTTCCAAATAAatccaattaaaattttataa
- the LOC126853006 gene encoding transformer-2 protein homolog beta isoform X1 yields MSDIERSGSRSASPRRPRTADGGLRDSRSHSRSRKSRERKETHREVKYSRSRSRSVSRGRKSYRGSKYTSAGHRGSSRSRSRSPYRTGRYSRSRSRSYSRSRYSRDRHVYRSHSRSPMSSRRRHVGNRDNPCPSRCLGVFGLSIFTTEQQIHHIFSKYGPVERVQVVIDAKTGRSRGFCFVYFDSSEDAKVAKEQCTGMDIDGRRIRVDFSITQRAHTPTPGIYMGKPTHLHDRGWDGPRRREISYRGSYRRSPSPYYSRRRSRYDRSRSRSYSPRFESRGIG; encoded by the exons atgagCGACATCGAG AGAAGCGGTAGTCGCAGCGCAAGCCCACGAAGACCACGAACCGCAGACGGCGGTCTAAGGGACTCACGATCGCATTCAAGATCGCGTAAATCACGCGAGCGGAAGGAGACGCATAGGGAGGTCAAGTACTCGAGATCTCGAAGCCGTTCCGTGTCACGGGGCCGAAAGTCTTATCGCGGCAGCAAGTACACAAGCGCCGGCCATCGCGGTAGCAGTCGGAGTCGGAGTCGCTCGCCATATCGTACCGGCCGTTACTCCCGTAGCAGATCCCGATCATACTCGCGATCCCGGTACTCCCGCGATCGGCACGTGTATCGATCTCATTCTCGCAGTCCGATGTCGTCTAGGCGGCGACATGTCGGCAATCGCGACAATCCATGTCCCTCCCGATGTTTAGGTGTGTTTGGACTGTCGATTTTTACAACTGAGCAACAAATTCATCACATATTCTCCAAGTATGGTCCTGTGGAACGAGTACAGGTTGTTATTGATGCAAAG actGGAAGATCTCGAGGATTTTgctttgtatattttgacTCATCAGAGGATGCCAAAGTTGCTAAAGAACAATGTACTGGCATGGATATTGATGGAAGAAGAATAAGGGTAGATTTCTCTATCACACAACGTGCTCACACACCCACACCTGGCATATACATGGGAAAACCTACGCATCTGCACGATAGAGGATGGGATGGACCCAGACGTAGAGA GATCAGCTATAGAGGAAGTTATCGTCGCTCCCCCAGTCCATACTATAGCCGTCGGCGTTCTCGTTACGATCGTTCCAGATCTCGTTCTTATTCACCAC GTTTTGAATCAAGAGGTATTGGATGA
- the LOC126852911 gene encoding putative nuclease HARBI1, translating into FSTRGLVRFLKRSEKYKKIKNRRPKKIRRRPSYFEEFDNIDFRVRFRLSKKSVTIVLTEIEQEISHKTEQNHAISPMNQLLLTLRFYATGNHLLSVADFSGVSKTSSHRIIHRVTNAIARLRPRYIKFPMLAEEIKREQIKFFDIARFPRVIGCIDYTHIKIQSFGGNDAEYFRNRKGYFSINVQAICNANLEITDIVARWQGSVHDATIFNNSRIRSLFEGGMFENSLLLGDGGYSVRPYFMTPLQNPRTRAEQLYNESHIRTRNTIERVFGIWKRRFPILALGSRFQKVDKVLPIIVATAVLHNIARRAGDPLPADDPTLQLPAPWEDILQNGSIPCRNDRLNNNNMWHVLINDYFQSLL; encoded by the exons TTTAGTACAAGAGGCCTAGTACGATTTTTGAAACGaagtgaaaaatacaaaa aaataaaaaatcgacgcccaaaaaaaataagaagacgACCATcatattttgaagaatttgataatattgattttcgtGTGCGATTTCGTTTATCCAAGAAATCTGTTACTATAGTATTAACAGAAATTGAACAggaaatttctcataaaacaGAACA AAACCATGCCATATCTCCAATGAACCAACTCCTTCTAACATTGAGATTCTATGCAACTGGGAATCATTTACTATCAGTAGCAGATTTTTCAGGAGTGAGCAAAACAAGTTCTCACAGAATTATTCATCGAGTGACTAATGCTATTGCTCGTCTTCGACCAAGATACATAAAGTTTCCTATGCTTGctgaagaaataaagagagaacaaATCAAGTTTTTCGATATTGCACGATTCCCAAGAGTAATAGGTTGCATAGATTATACtcacataaaaatacaatcattTG gtGGAAACGACGCcgaatatttcagaaatagaAAAGGATACTTTTCTATAAATGTTCAAGCAATTTGTAATGCTAATTTAGAGATAACAGATATTGTGGCCCGTTGGCAAGGATCAGTGCATGATGctacaatatttaacaattccaGAATACGATCCTTATTCGAAGGTGgaatgtttgaaaattctttACTTTTAGGTGATGGTGGTTATTCTGTTCGTCCATATTTTATGACTCCTTTACAAAATCCACGCACTCGGGCAGAACAGTTATATAATGAATCGCATATACGAACACGCAATACTATTGAGCGTGTATTCGGAATATGGAAGAGGAGATTTCCTATTTTAGCACTTGGATCTCGATTTCAAAAAGTGGATAAAGTATTACCTATTATCGTTGCAACTGCTGTGTTGCATAATATTGCTCGACGTGCTGGAGATCCATTACCAGCAGATGATCCTACATTACAATTGCCTGCTCCATGGgaagatattttacaaaatggaAGTATACCTTGTCGAAATGATAggctcaataataataacatgtgGCATGTATTAATCAACGATTATTTCCAAAG tttattatAG
- the LOC126852996 gene encoding CCR4-NOT transcription complex subunit 11, translated as MLAPKTLIKLLDLLDEENLDTSLESLCNQLHQSFSKEDRFKVGTVLLLQLQHIDLLPKHVQRIIALTLLFDLYKGEPLASTPFASVFVQVLKQENTNDGNSKLPNHTGHIPLLSHCEKNLLVNLLRYNHKDIMKKTPRQIVDEFSFVSVPSIDLTNLQLQLAEHQSELPSVSKCGNPIILPDIDHSKETEYDETTVRNITESLIVGDPPLCRQSYRPEFLRLVPPLYHSINEIAWFNVTEPTQFTIEYDTSMCVSNCAGAEARKLMGKAFKGVLTLPQQQHLVNELENDPKLVYHIGLTPCKLPDLVENNPLIAIEVLLKLMQSSQITEYFSVLVNMEMSLHSMEVVNRLTTTVDLPTEFVHLYVSNCISTCETIKDRYMQSRLVRLVCVFLQSLIRNKIINVQELFIEVQAFCIEFSRIREAAALFRLLKQLESGDTGGLNASSTKNKIDMY; from the coding sequence ATGCTTGCTCCGAAAACTTTGATAAAGTTGCTGGATCTTCTCGATGAGGAAAATCTGGACACCAGCTTAGAAAGTCTCTGCAATCAATTGCATCAAAGTTTCTCTAAGGAAGATCGCTTTAAGGTGGGAACAGTATTACTGCTACAGTTACAGCACATTGATTTGCTACCAAAGCATGTTCAACGTATCATAGCGTTAACACTGCTGTTCGATCTATATAAAGGAGAACCACTAGCTTCCACGCCTTTCGCCAGTGTATTCGTGCAGGTTCTAAAGCAAGAAAATACTAATGATGGAAACTCAAAATTACCCAATCACACAGGTCATATACCACTTTTGTCTCATTGCGAGAAGAATTTGTTGGTCAATTTACTGAGATACAATCATAAGGACATTATGAAGAAAACGCCGCGGCAGATTGTAGACGAATTCTCTTTTGTCTCTGTGCCATCTATCGATTTAACTAACTTACAATTGCAATTAGCGGAACATCAATCCGAATTACCTTCTGTTAGTAAATGTGGAAATCCTATTATTCTACCTGATATAGATCATTCTAAAGAGACAGAATATGATGAAACGACTGTAAGAAACATAACGGAAAGCCTTATTGTTGGTGATCCACCTTTATGCAGACAAAGCTATCGTCCTGAATTTCTGAGGCTAGTGCCACCTCTTTATCATTCCATCAATGAAATAGCTTGGTTCAATGTCACGGAACCGACGCAATTTACAATTGAGTATGATACTAGCATGTGTGTGTCGAACTGCGCTGGTGCAGAAGCTCGCAAACTAATGGGCAAGGCTTTCAAAGGTGTACTAACACTGCCGCAACAGCAGCATCTGGTCAATGAATTGGAAAACGACCCAAAGCTCGTTTATCATATTGGACTTACACCTTGTAAATTACCAGATTTAGTTGAGAATAATCCTCTAATTGCAATTgaagttttattaaagttgATGCAATCTAGCCAAATCACCGAATATTTCAGCGTTTTAGTAAACATGGAAATGTCCCTTCATTCTATGGAAGTTGTAAACAGATTAACTACTACTGTGGATTTACCAACGGAATTTGTACATTTGTATGTCAGCAATTGTATATCCACTTGCGAAACTATTAAGGATCGTTATATGCAAAGCCGGTTGGTACGACTCGTTTGTGTGTTTTTACAATCATTGATAAGGAACAAAATCATAAATGTACAGGAACTGTTTATTGAAGTCCAAGCGTTTTGTATCGAATTTAGTCGAATCAGAGAAGCTGCTGCATTATTCCGACTCTTAAAACAACTTGAATCTGGTGATACTGGTGGACTTAATGCTTcatctacaaaaaataaaatagatatgtattaa
- the LOC126853006 gene encoding transformer-2 protein homolog beta isoform X2: MSDIERSGSRSASPRRPRTADGGLRDSRSHSRSRKSRERKETHREVKYSRSRSRSVSRGRKSYRGSKYTSAGHRGSSRSRSRSPYRTGRYSRSRSRSYSRSRYSRDRHVYRSHSRSPMSSRRRHVGNRDNPCPSRCLGVFGLSIFTTEQQIHHIFSKYGPVERVQVVIDAKTGRSRGFCFVYFDSSEDAKVAKEQCTGMDIDGRRIRVDFSITQRAHTPTPGIYMGKPTHLHDRGWDGPRRREISYRGSYRRSPSPYYSRRRSRYDRSRSRSYSPRRY, translated from the exons atgagCGACATCGAG AGAAGCGGTAGTCGCAGCGCAAGCCCACGAAGACCACGAACCGCAGACGGCGGTCTAAGGGACTCACGATCGCATTCAAGATCGCGTAAATCACGCGAGCGGAAGGAGACGCATAGGGAGGTCAAGTACTCGAGATCTCGAAGCCGTTCCGTGTCACGGGGCCGAAAGTCTTATCGCGGCAGCAAGTACACAAGCGCCGGCCATCGCGGTAGCAGTCGGAGTCGGAGTCGCTCGCCATATCGTACCGGCCGTTACTCCCGTAGCAGATCCCGATCATACTCGCGATCCCGGTACTCCCGCGATCGGCACGTGTATCGATCTCATTCTCGCAGTCCGATGTCGTCTAGGCGGCGACATGTCGGCAATCGCGACAATCCATGTCCCTCCCGATGTTTAGGTGTGTTTGGACTGTCGATTTTTACAACTGAGCAACAAATTCATCACATATTCTCCAAGTATGGTCCTGTGGAACGAGTACAGGTTGTTATTGATGCAAAG actGGAAGATCTCGAGGATTTTgctttgtatattttgacTCATCAGAGGATGCCAAAGTTGCTAAAGAACAATGTACTGGCATGGATATTGATGGAAGAAGAATAAGGGTAGATTTCTCTATCACACAACGTGCTCACACACCCACACCTGGCATATACATGGGAAAACCTACGCATCTGCACGATAGAGGATGGGATGGACCCAGACGTAGAGA GATCAGCTATAGAGGAAGTTATCGTCGCTCCCCCAGTCCATACTATAGCCGTCGGCGTTCTCGTTACGATCGTTCCAGATCTCGTTCTTATTCACCAC GTCGATATTAA